The sequence ATCTCCAGATATCTCACACGATTGACACACAGCGATGCACACGGCGGCCTCGAACGCCCCGATAACATGGCTGCAGCTGCTGATCTCACACGTACAGGCAAATCTGAGGAACAGATTCATCAATGGATTAAGAGAGGACATTGCAAGAAAAGTCATGCAAACTTACATTACCTGGGATACTGGAACATTGTCTCTGATTGAACAGCATGCTatccatgcagaaaagctgctaaagacaaaaagacaaaaaggaaagGACAAAAGGGTAGAAATGAGACACCGTCTCCTCATGGTTCAGTTGTCTGAGGCCCAAGGAGATTCTACCAGAGGGAGGGGCTGTGGAAAAGGTAGAGGACGGAACAGAACTGGATTTCAGTATGGATGTTTTTTATGCAGAAGTTCAGATCACTGGACACGGGATTGCCCTAGAAAATATCAGGGGAAGCCAAGTATGGAGAGGCATGAGGTCTGGACGGGTCTGGGGCAGGGGGGCACCCAGGGATGGGTAAGTCTGACTTTTTTATGCAATGCGAGGAAGAAAAGCTTAAGCTAACTGTTTCATGTCTAGCAAAATATCAGAGTTTACTATTACACTTGTGAATGAAAGCTACGCTAAATATAATGAGCCCAGGTTTACAGAAATGCCTGTGATTACGTTACATGTCGAACGATTACAGACACTGTTCTCAGGAGCAGAgcactctgtgtttgtgtaaattgtGCACTTCACCTAAAATGAGCACTCGCTCCATGTTTATCAGGTCATTGAGACATTCTCAGCGCCATTAAGGtgcaaattaaatgtaaatcctAGCACATCACAAGGCTTTACTACAGAATGGGGAACTGCCTTGTAAAACATTATCTCAGATCTCTGCTCATGATACAAATGGAAactgtgtgatttttcttttcctgaCGTCACACACGCTCTCGTGGGACGAGCAGAAATTCTCACCTCTTCTTCTCACACAGAATACATAACACCAGAAGTTTAACACTTCACTgcccacagacacagacactcaccagATAAGAGCTATGAGAAAGAGTAGTATAGGAAGTTAGATAAACCAGATGTACTGATGTTGAAGCGTGTGATATGGCGTGAGAACAGATCTGCTGTTAAGGTAGATTTAGTTCATGTTTCAGCTCGAGCCGGTTATTCACACCTTTTCCAGATGAACCGTGCATCTCCACATCGCTCTTTAGTCGAATCCACAAATGATGAGTGGGAAATTTTGGGAAAATGGATGTTACAGGTCACTCAGACTTATGATCGGGAACAAACCGAGCAGCCAGTTGTCTTTTACAGCTCAAATTGAATGCATACATCACACCACTAAATTGTATGGTTAGGGAGATCCGTCCTGATGACTTATCAGATCCCAAGCCATGGTGTAAAATTGAAGCGATGTGTTTGTGCAGGGCCAGAAATGAAAAAAGGCTCAATATCCCCTAAAACCAGAAGCTATAGCAGTTATAACACCGGTGTTCAACTCCCTGTTAAAAGCTGTGTGACGTCTCCTGTGTGAACCCCACTGTTCCCAGTAAAGAACATAAGCCTGTCATAACTGACGCCAAGAAGTGAAGTTTCTCAGACATATCATTTCTGCATAAGGTAAATGACTCGAGTCGAGCAGAATAGAGGCAATTCAGAAAATTCTGAAACAGTTAATGTCTTTTTTAGgcatgtgtttatactgtagcacgTTCATACCTTATTATGATATGGCCAGGGGCGGTCGTGGCCTAACcaggggcagtcgtggcctaaccatgggcagtcgtggcctaaccaggggcagtcgtggcctaaccatgggcagtcgtggcctaaccaggggcagtcgtggcctaaccatgggcagtcgtggcctaatggttagagagtctgattcataacccaaaggttgtgggttcgagtctcgggccagccacaactgaggtgcccttgagcaaggcaacaAACCCTCCATCTGCTCCcagggcaccgcagcataaatggctgtccactgctccgggtgtgtgttcactgctgtgtgtgtgttcactggtgtgtgtgtgtgtgtgtgtgttcactgctgtgtgtgttcactgctgtgtgtgtgtgtgttcactgctgtgtgtgtgttcactgctgtgtgtgtgtgttcactgctgtgtgtgtgtgttcactgctgtgtgtgtgttcactgctgtgtgtgtgtgtgtgtgtgtgagtgttcactgctgtgtgtgtgttcactgctttgtgtgtgttcactgctgtgtgtgtgtgttcactgctgtgtgtgtgttcactgctgtgtgtgtgtgttcactgctgtgtgtgtgttcactgtggtgtgtgtgcacttctgatggattaaatgcagaaaacaaattctgagtgtgggtcaccgtacttagccgtatgtcacgtcactaacaTGATGTTTTAGAGGCACCGTTACAAGGCCTACAAGCACACAGCAATGTGATGTGGACTGAGAGTGCAAAAGCTGCATTACATACAGCACCCACACTAGACATCACTGACCCTGAGACCATTTACACAAACTGTTGGGATAAGGGAGTTGTGTGTCGAAAAAGTGGGCTGCATGACATCAGTTTTGCTCCTAAAATGATGGGGCCAAACTCAGACCAGTAGTACAGTGTATTTTTCAGCTAAACTAGCTGCAGTGCAGCAGGTCTGCTCATGTGTCTCAGAGCAGTAGCTGCAACAGAAAAGTCCTGTGAGACATTGTAGGCTACAGCGAATTAACTCTGTTGGTACCGACGGAGTGTTGTAACTGCTTCTGGAGCAAAAAAACAGCACGGTTGAGACGCAacactgtgtttttataaatgcaGAACAAAGTTAAACGATGTACAACTCTAAACCCTGCCACTCTGAGCAGGATGGAGAGCCTCGTGATTGTCAGAGTGTGGTTAATGAAGTTTGTAGCCCATGACCTGATTTGCAGGAGAAACCGCTGACCAACACTGATCTGGAACTATTTGTGGACGGATTAGCGTCAAGGAACTCAGAAACAGGTCAAAACCATGTGGGGTTTGCAGTAGTTACCCAGAATTACATTTTactctcaggtaaactcccatGTCATTACTCAGCACAGGCTGCAGAACATACAGCCCTTATAGAAGCCTGCAAATTGGCAGAGGGTAAGACTGTGACGGTGTACACTGATATCAGGTGCAGCTTCAGTAGTACACAGCGTTGGGACACTGTGGAAACACCATCTAATGCTCAGACAGAATGAGCTCCTCCTCCTCAGGGGTTTAATACAGTTAACTGTCTGCACGTGACATGCTGTCTGGTTCTGACTCGTGTGTTCTGACTCGAGTCTTCTGACTCCTGTTTATGACTCGTGTGTTCTGATtcctggataagggcgtctgccaaatgctcggaatgtaaaatgtaaagatgaataaaataattaacagaaagaaataaagcagcGGATATGACACTTGGTCAAACGGCTGTATTTTGAAAATAgaaacacaccaaaaaaaaaaaaaaacacataaatgatATCAATTATTAATCTATTGCTGTAGACAATATTACAGTACCGGCAGTGTTCAGGTCTGATCTCAGGTCTGATCTCAGGTCTGATCTCAGGTCTGATCTTAGGTCTGATCTCAGGTCTGATCTCAGGTCTGATCTCAGGTCTGATCTTAGGTCTGATCTCAGGTCTGATCTCAGGTCTGATCTCAGGTCTGATCTCAGGTCTGATCTCAGGTCTGATCTTAGGTCTGATCTCAGGTCTGCCAGCTTTATAGCACTTTATTGTATACTGTAtctattttaaatctaaaatcaatacacaaattaaaaaaaatgcaaaatgaaaaTCCAAAgagacgtttgtgtgtgtgtgtgtgtgtgtgtgtgtgtgtgtgtgtgtgtgtgtgtgtgtgtgtgtgtgtgacagaaccCACAGTTAAACTCAACAGTCCAAAAACTACAGTTCCATTTTTTTCGGTTTAGTTGGATGAAGATGTAGAAGGTAAAAAGATGATTTAAAATGTCTCTGACATCATGAGctaaaatcaaacatttcagatttaatataaaaatgtacattataacATCATTCTAAATTATTCATATAATTATTCAGATTATTCTGATCTCTTGACACGAGTGTGAGCTAGAAGGTGTTGAACTCATCCGTTTGTGGAACCGTGAAGGACATTTCACACAGCGGTGGTGAGACAGAAAGTTTCTCCTCCATTAGGCTCCGCCTCGTTCTTGTCTGTCTTTCCTGCTGCTGCTTCAGCATCTGCATCCTCGCTCTTTCCTGCctcatttcttttctccttccctTCCTCGTCGATGAACAGCAGAGGCTCTTTCTCCTCCCACTGCTTGACCTCAGTTGACCCCGGTCGTCCCACGCCTCCATTCTCCTCTAGCGTCGTGAACGTGCTGAGCCCCGTCAACTCCACTCCATCtgtcttcttctcctctccttgtACCTCAACTTCCTCTGGACCTTCGCAATCTCTGCCTCCTAATTTCACAGGCCCCGCCCAGACATCATCCTCTGTgactttcttcttcttggaCCTTTGTCCCGTCATATGCCCAAAGTTCTGATGGCCACTTTGCCTCCTGCGCTTGATGACGATGATCATGACGCACAGAGTGGTTAATATGCAGAAGATGACCAGCGCTATGACAGAGATGATTAGCCAGTTAGCTTCTTTTTTAGTGTCTTTAGCAAGGCTACTCATGCCGCTGTTGGTGGATGACATCTCCTCGGGGTATGTGCTATTAAGGGACGTGAGCGTGGACAGCCCTTGGGTGGTGGTGGGCATaaatgtgggtgtgatggtgggGGTGGTGTTGGGCATGGTAGTGGGTGTGATGGTGGGGGTGGTGTAGGGCATGGTAGTGGGTttggtggtgggggtggggttagGCATGGtagtgggggtggtggtggggatGGGGATGGGCGTGTTTGTGGTAGTGGATGTGGGGGTAGGAGTGTTATTTGGTGAGGTGTCAGTAGTCTCCACCTCCACCATTGTAGGTGTAGAAACCTCTGGTTTTATGCTCATAGATGTTTGAAGAAGAATGGTTGGAGATGGTGATGGTGTCTGAAAAGGCTCAGTGGTGGTGGTGATCACCATGCTCTCGTCCTGCATGGAGTTAGTGGTAAATCTGTAAGGATCAGCTGGAGAGGAGAGGTCATTTGTCATCATGGTGTTGTGTACAAAAATGGTTGTAGACTCTGCAGTGGTCAGAGGTTCTGAAGAGGTCAGAAGCTCCTGAGTGGACATCATATGTTCTTCTgatgtttttactttttcagCCTCGGATATAAGATCGTTGCTGGTGAGCTCCATTTTACCAGTTGCATTGTTTATACCTGGGCTTGTTTCTGTCACCGGTGAGGAGACGCTCTGCATCACACTCATGGGATCAGTGTTGGCCATCTGGGCCTTCAGGAGCATGACATCTGGTCCGAGAGCCAGCGAGAAGACCAGTGTAATAAATAGAAGGTACATCCTGTTTCACTGCAACCACAGGGTtaagatttatttctttctctttttttaagagATCAGATATGATGGATGATCTTGAGGTCTTGAGCTTCAGGGGCTCCAGAAAATCACATCTGCAGCTTCTTCAGCAGAGATTTAAAGATGCTGACTCGTTAATAATAACCATCGTGTTTCATCGCAAGACTTGGGTTGTTCCTGTCCCCGTGCTGTGGCTGTTTTTGAGGTTAATGTAAGCCGGAAAGACACAacccttctcttcctctttctccttcgtctctctctctctcattcgcTCGTTTTCTAGTTCAGTGCAGCTGGGGCGTGGTGCAGAATGTAGAAgagatgagaaagaaagagaggacagAGATGATTAGTcattaaaatgcttttaaaaatgtaaaaatgaaccCCCTGAGGAACTGACTCGTTTTCTATCAGTTTACTTGCTGTTAGAACCACAGACTCAGTAATAtgaattaaatgattaaataaagtaCAGAGACACTGAATAccagtaatgtgtgtaatgtgtgtgaggtgtgtaatgtgtgtgtaatgtgtgtgaggtgtgtaatgtgtgtgaggtgtgtgtaatgtgtgtgaggtgtgtaatgtgtgtgaggtgtgttatgtgtgtgaggtttgtgaggtgtgtaatgtgtgtgaggtgtgtaatgtgtgttatgtgtgtgaggtgtgtaatgtgtgtgatgtgtgtaatgtgtgtaatgtgtgtgaggtgtgtaatgtgtgtgaggtgtgttatgtgtgtgaggtttgtgaggtgtgtaatgtgtgtgaggtgtgtaatgtgtgtaatgtgtgtgaggtgtgtaatgtgtgtgaggtgtgtaatgtgtgtaatgtgtgtgaggtgtgttgtgtgtgtaatgtgtgtgcggtggtgtcactgtgtgtgcggtgtgtcctgt is a genomic window of Tachysurus fulvidraco isolate hzauxx_2018 chromosome 15, HZAU_PFXX_2.0, whole genome shotgun sequence containing:
- the si:ch73-248e21.7 gene encoding hepatitis A virus cellular receptor 1, whose product is MYLLFITLVFSLALGPDVMLLKAQMANTDPMSVMQSVSSPVTETSPGINNATGKMELTSNDLISEAEKVKTSEEHMMSTQELLTSSEPLTTAESTTIFVHNTMMTNDLSSPADPYRFTTNSMQDESMVITTTTEPFQTPSPSPTILLQTSMSIKPEVSTPTMVEVETTDTSPNNTPTPTSTTTNTPIPIPTTTPTTMPNPTPTTKPTTMPYTTPTITPTTMPNTTPTITPTFMPTTTQGLSTLTSLNSTYPEEMSSTNSGMSSLAKDTKKEANWLIISVIALVIFCILTTLCVMIIVIKRRRQSGHQNFGHMTGQRSKKKKVTEDDVWAGPVKLGGRDCEGPEEVEVQGEEKKTDGVELTGLSTFTTLEENGGVGRPGSTEVKQWEEKEPLLFIDEEGKEKRNEAGKSEDADAEAAAGKTDKNEAEPNGGETFCLTTAV